One Phocoena sinus isolate mPhoSin1 chromosome 14, mPhoSin1.pri, whole genome shotgun sequence genomic region harbors:
- the LOC116764994 gene encoding LOW QUALITY PROTEIN: uncharacterized protein LOC116764994 (The sequence of the model RefSeq protein was modified relative to this genomic sequence to represent the inferred CDS: inserted 1 base in 1 codon; deleted 1 base in 1 codon; substituted 1 base at 1 genomic stop codon), producing the protein MGQTQSTPLSLLLTNFGDVKSRGHYLSLDIRKRKLITFCRSEWPTLGVGWPTEGTFCLPIVLKIKSRVFLPGKEGHPDQIPYILVWQDLVENPPPWMAPFLSAGTYKILTARPTKPPKPQTSTAPILSDSQDLLLIEPPPYQHPPLAPQPVPLPAPDPAPLPLEEPPVAPPEGPPRSEPEDREAEALPALLPNENNSPGPAGRTRGRTQRDPGFRHPDSTTALPLREIGPPHETGNPRLQYWPFSTSDLYNWKTQNARFSDNPKDLIALLDSVMFTHQPTWDDCQQLLRILFTTEERERIQLEARKLVPGDDGQSTANPDLINAAFPLTRPPQDDWDYNTGEGRGRLLIYRQTLMAGLRAAARKPTNLAKVYSIVQGKTESPSSYLERLMEAFRQYTPMDPEAPENQAAVVMSFVNQAAPDIKKKLQKLEDLEGKQIQDLLRIAQRVFNNRDAPEDKQLKATEKMTKVLAAIVQKDQGGPPATRPPRRPLDRDQCAYCKEKGHWARECPKKRQPRPNQGQWQPKVTTPVLFTHDAEXGGRGSDPLPEPRVTLQVEGKPVQFLVDTGAQHSVLVKPHGKISDKTSWVQGATGVKRYPWTTQRTVDLGTGKVTHSFLVIPDSPCPLLRRDLLTKMGAQIHFRSEGPIITDPHNQPISVLTLNLEDEYRLHQEPPSQNQDIKSWLQQFPEAWAETGGMGLAKHRPALFIEIKPGADPARVRQYPMPIEAKTGITPHIRRLLDLGILRPCQSAWNTPLLPVRKPNSKDYRPVQDLREVNRRVIDIHPTVPNPYTLLSALSPEKQWYTVLDLKDAFFSLPLAPKSQELFAFEWSDPERGINGQLTWTRLPQGFKNSPTLFDEALHEDLSEYRRQNPNITLLQYVDDLLIAAGTAEACLQATRNLLQTLGTLGYRASAKKAQICWPEVTYLGYLLKGGQRWLTDARKETVLRIPRPTTPRQVREFLGSAGFCRLWIPKFAEMAKPLYLATKEQTPFEWTEEAEQSFQQIKTALLSAPALVCLPDVSKPFHLFVDENKGIAKAVLTQPLGPWTRPIAYLSKKLDPVAAGWPPCLRVIAATALMVKDANKLTMGQELHVTTPHAIDGVLKQPPDRWMSNARLVHYQGLLLNPLKISYTPPRALNPASLLPDPDLDSPLHDCAEVLAQIHGVREDLRDQPLLDAQVTWFTDGSSFVQQGQRYAGAAVTSETEVIWAKTLPPGTSAQKAELIALTQALKMSKDQKATIYTDSRYAFATAHIHGAIYRERGLLTAEGKDIKNKEEILALLAAIWEPKKLAIVHCLGHKKPTNPVARGNNLADQTARKAAYTPIPLLPLQLLDPGPRELPPQPDYSEDDIRWINKLPLTQVKDGWWWDAKNNILLPEKLGTLVLERIHRSTHLGTRRLQDLIRQTGLKIKNVSEKTERLVAGCAVCQLHNANTHPPTAGIRERGNQPGAYWEVDFTEVKPGKYGYRYLLVFIDTFSGWTEAFPTKNETAQIVAKKXTRRNPAQVWLSTYDRVRQRAGLRF; encoded by the exons ATGGGCCAAACACAGagtacccctctctccctccttctcactaaTTTTGGGGATGTGAAATCCCGAGGACACTACCTCAGTCTGGACATccggaaaagaaaacttattaccTTCTGCCGCTCTGAATGGCCAACTCTCGGGGTTGGTTGGCCTACCGAGGGTACCTTTTGTCTTCCTATAGtcctaaaaattaaatctagagtTTTCTTACCAGGGAAAGAAGGCCATCCGGACCAAATCCCCTACATCTTGGTATGGCAGGACCTGGTAGAAAACCCACCTCCCTGGATGGCCCCCTTTTTGTCAGCAGGGACATATAAGATCCTTACGGCCCGACCAACTAAACCTCCCAAGCCTCAGACCTCAACCGCACCCATACTTTCTGACAGCCAAGACCTCCTTCTCATAGAACCCCCCCCATATCAACATCCTCCTTTGGCCCCACAACcggtcccccttcctgctcctgaccctgctcctctccccttggaagaacctcctgtggcccctcccgaGGGGCCACCCAGGTCAGAACCGGAGGACCGAGAGGCAGAGGCACTGCCGGCCCTCCTGCCCAATGAAAATAACTCCCCTGGGCCGGCTGGACGCACCCGTGGACGCACTCAGCGCGACCCAGGGTTCCGCCATCCAGATTCCACCACAGCCCTACCCCTGCGAGAAATAGGCCCTCCCCATGAGACAGGGAACCCCCGACTCCAATATTGGCCATTCTCTACCAGTGACTTATATAATTGGAAAACCCAGAATGCTCGTTTTTCTGATAATCCTAAAGACTTGATAGCTCTTCTAGATAGTGTTATGTTTACTCATCAGCCCACCTGGGATGACTGCCAACAGCTTCTCCGGATCCTGTTCACTACCGAGGAACGAGAACGAATCCAGCTGGAGGCAAGAAAACTGGTTCCTGGAGATGATGGTCAATCCACCGCTAACCCTGATCTTATTAATGCAGCCTTTCCCTTAACTCGCCCCCCGCAAGATGATTGGGACTATAACACCGGAGAAGGTAGGGGACGACTGCTCATTTATCGCCAGACTCTAATGGCGGGTCTCCGGGCTGCCGCGCGCAAGCCCACTAATTTGGCCAAGGTATATTCAATtgtacaaggtaaaacagaaagtCCCTCCTCTTACTTAGAAAGATTAATGGAAGCCTTTAGGCAATATACCCCTATGGATCCAGAGGCCCCCGAAAATCAGGCTGCCGTTGTAATGTCCTTCGTTAACCAGGCAGcccctgatattaaaaaaaaactccagaagtTAGAAGATCTGGAGGGCAAACAGATACAGGACCTACTCCGTATTGCTCAGCGCGTCTTTAATAACCGAGACGCCCCAGAGGATAAACAACTTAAAGCCACTGAGAAAATGACTAAGGTCCTGGCCGCCATTGTTCAGAAAGATCAAGGGGGCCCCCCAGCCACTCGACCTCCCAGGCGACCACTGGACAGAGATCAGTGTGCCTATTGCAAGGAAAAAGGCCATTGGGCTCGGGAATGCCCAAAAAAAAGGCAGCCGCGCCCCAACCAGGGGCAATGGCAACCGAAGGTCACTACCCCAGTCCTGTTTACACATGATGCAGAGTAGGGGGGACGGGGTTCGGACCCCCTCCCCGAACCCAGGGTAACCCTACAAGTGGAGGGGAAACCAGTCCAATTCCTGGTGGATACAGGGGCACAGCATTCGGTCTTGGTTAAGCCCCATGGGAAAATTTCTGACAAAACCTCCTGGGTCCAGGGAGCTACGGGAGTTAAACGTTACCCCTGGACCACTCAGAGAACTGTGGACTTGGGCACGGGAAAAGTAACCCACTCCTTTCTGGTCATTCCCGATAGCCCTTGCCCCTTACTGAGGAGAGACTTACTTACTAAAATGGGAGCACAAATTCATTTTCGGTCAGAGGGGCCGATCATAACAGACCCTCACAACCAACCCATATCTGTGCTCACCCTGAACTTGGAAGATGAGTACCGACTTCACCAGGAACCACCCTcccaaaatcaagatataaagTCATGGCTTCAGCAGTTCCCCGAAGCATGGGCAGAAACAGGTGGGATGGGACTAGCCAAACATCGCCCAGCCCTATTCATAGAAATCAAACCAGGGGCAGATCCTGCACGTGTCCGACAATATCCCATGCCCATAGAGGCCAAAACTGGTATCACTCCACATATTCGCCGGCTTCTTGACCTAGGTATACTGCGTCCCTGCCAGTCGGCCTGGAACACACCCCTGCTGCCAGTCCGCAAACCTAACAGTAAAGACTACCGCCCAGTACAGGACCTGAGGGAAGTTAACAGACGAGTCATAGACATCCATCCTACTGTACCCAATCCATATACTCTTTTGAGCGCCCTTAGTCCAGAAAAACAATGGTATACTGTGCTGGACCTCAAAGATGCCTTTTTTAGTTTACCCTTAGCACCCAAAAGTCAAGAACTCTTTGCCTTCGAATGGTCGGATCCCGAGAGAGGCATAAACGGACAACTCACCTGGACCAGACTTccccaaggattcaagaactcaccTACCTTGTTTGATGAGGCCCTACACGAGGATCTCAGTGAGTACCGGAGACAAAACCCCAATATAACCCTCCTGCAGtatgttgatgatctcttaatagCTGCTGGGACCGCTGAAGCCTGCCTGCAGGCAACCAGAAACCTCCTACAGACTCTCGGCACCCTGGGATACCGGGCCTCTGCCAAAAAGGCGCAGATCTGCTGGCCTGAGGTAACTTACCTGGGATACCTACTGAAAGGGGGGCAACGATGGCTCACAGATGCACGGAAAGAGACTGTCCTCCGCATCCCCAGACCCACCACGCCTCGACAGGTGAGAGAATTTTTGGGGTCAGCTGGGTTCTGCCGTTTATGGATACCCAAATTTGCTGAAATGGCCAAACCACTATACTTAGCcaccaaagaacagacgccctttgAATGGACAGAGGAGGCTGAGCAATCGTTTCAGCAGATCAAAACTGCCTTGCTATCCGCACCCGCCCTG GTCTGTCTCCCTGATGTCTCCAAACCCTTCCACCTCTTTGTGGATGAAAACAAAGGCATAGCTAAGGCCGTGTTGACCCAACCCCTCGGTCCTTGGACCAGGCCTATCGcttacctatcaaagaaattggatcccgTGGCTGCAGGCTGGCCTCCTTGCCTCCGGGTGATCGCCGCCACAGCCCTAATGGTAAAGGATGCCAACAAACTAACTATGGGACAGGAATTACATGTCACCACCCCCCACGCCATCGACGGGGTTCTCAAACAGCCTCCCGACCGATGGATGAGCAATGCTCGATTGGTCCACTACCAGGGTCTACTGTTAAATCCTCTCAAAATCAGCTACACTCCACCACGGGCTTTAAACCCTGCCTCTCTATTACCTGACCCAGACTTAGACTCCCCACTCCATGATTGTGCAGAGGTACTGGCTCAGATCCATGGGGTTCGGGAAGACCTACGTGACCAGCCCCTATTAGATGCACAAGTCACATGGTTCACTGACGGCAGCAGTTTTGTCCAGCAAGGTCAGAGGTATGCGGGGGCAGCGGTAACATCGGAAACTGAGGTGATATGGGCGAAGACTCTCCCCCCAGGGACCTCAGCCCAAAAAGCTGAATTAATTGCCCTGACCCAAGCTCTCAAGATGAGCAAAGACCAAAAAGCCACCATATATACAGACAGCCGGTATGCTTTCGCTACCGCACACATACATGGGGCAATATACcgagagcggggactactcacagcagagggcaaagacatcaagaacaaagaggaaatcctGGCCTTGCTAGCGGCCATATGGGAACCCAAAAAGTTAGCCATTGTACATTGCCTGGGGcataaaaaacccacaaatccaGTCGCCCGGGGCAACAATTTGGCAGACCAGACGGCTCGAAAGGCGGCATACACTCCAATACCATTACTTCCCCTACAACTGCTGGATCCAGGGCCCCGGGAATTACCGCCCCAACCCGACTACTCGGAAGATGACattagatggataaacaaactcccTCTAACCCAGGTTAAAGACGGATGGTGGTGGGACGCTAAGAACAATATCCTCCTTCCAGAAAAACTAGGAACCTTGGTCCTTGAACGGATCCATCGTAGCACCCACTTGGGCACCCGACGGCTACAGGATCTCATCAGACAGActggacttaaaattaaaaatgtctccgAAAAAACTGAACGACTGGTTGCTGGCTGTGCAGTCTGCCAACTCCATAATGCTAACACCCACCCACCAACCGCTGGCATCCGGGAAAGAGGGAACCAGCCCGGAGCCTACTGGGAAGTGGACTTCACGGAGGTAAAGCCTGGcaaatatggatatagatatttaCTGGTGTTTATAGATACCTTTTCAGGTTGGACTGAGGCATTCCCGACCAAGAATGAGACAGCACAAATAGTAGCTAAAA CTACTAGAAGAAATCCTGCCCAGGTATGGCTTTCCACTTATGATAGGGTCAGACAACGGGCCGGCCTTCGTTTCTAA